A genomic segment from Dietzia psychralcaliphila encodes:
- a CDS encoding AAA family ATPase, translating into MIDSARVPHSDSDIVLTDEFELALAHLHSGENLFLTGKAGTGKSTLIRHFLAETELPTLVVAPTGIAALNIGGYTIHRVFGFHPSHTIEHVQSAAYRPGRFADALAAVRTLVLDEASMLRADVFDMIAIALGRFGPDPSMPFGGVQIVLVGDLFQLPPVVTASEKSGFESTYATPYFFSAQRYRGEDFHTVDLTHVFRQSGDPRLTAILNAIREGALVGHARDEINARTDPHFEPPDDEFWLTLTTTNRIATNRNRRRLERLPGSELAMTATTTGDIAGFDLPTDETLRFKVGAQIMMVTNDPSDRWVNGSIGRVLDVTLGGRVDRGARSPVVIVAFTGGEVAEVPLYTWDVTRPVAAGAGMRHEIVGTFSQFPFTLAWAITIHKSQGQTLDRLVVDLSGGTFATGQLYVALSRCRSLAGLVLTRPVVPKDLKTDRRIIRFLRAPELDGPGRRFCSIATLTVGDENPRSRSRPVELAVAFSDGTAISTLVNPQRDLAEARTDYRVTVSDVLLAPTLLEAWSMIAPLLDGHTPVGIDVDSTLGHIDSELKRLGSAIAMPPGVDIPSQHLTPKERTRTRSGSALDRARVALEVRAHLAADDAAAGVFDADLVEETAISYLLSRDIDANPPTSDVLPQLSAMLEVSGRVGSALLGLRHPQAGPDADDGPDGADGTAGPDGRDDDELLFAGDRDLEAGARALVADQIRAAAERVTLDAETMTRLRRAGDLLGVDLAAGLEAAGSAIAGEVLVPGTRVCFTGSALDPSGNLLSRGEMESLAAARGLIAVGNVTRTRCDALVVAEVGSQSSKARNARKWDKPVISVADFLCWADDRPITG; encoded by the coding sequence ATGATCGACTCAGCGCGTGTACCCCACTCTGACAGTGACATCGTCCTCACAGACGAGTTCGAACTGGCGCTCGCGCACCTGCACTCCGGCGAGAACCTCTTCCTCACCGGCAAGGCCGGCACCGGGAAGTCGACACTGATCCGGCACTTCCTCGCCGAGACCGAGCTCCCCACCCTGGTCGTCGCTCCCACCGGGATCGCCGCACTCAACATCGGCGGGTACACGATCCACCGGGTGTTCGGGTTCCATCCGAGCCACACGATCGAGCACGTCCAGAGTGCCGCGTACCGTCCGGGCCGGTTCGCGGACGCACTGGCAGCGGTGCGCACCCTCGTCCTCGATGAAGCGTCGATGCTCCGAGCCGACGTCTTCGACATGATCGCCATCGCCCTGGGGCGGTTCGGGCCGGATCCGTCCATGCCGTTCGGCGGGGTGCAGATCGTCCTCGTCGGTGATCTGTTCCAGCTTCCACCGGTGGTCACCGCGTCGGAGAAGTCGGGCTTCGAGAGCACCTACGCGACCCCGTACTTCTTCTCGGCGCAGCGCTACCGCGGCGAGGACTTCCACACCGTCGACCTCACCCATGTGTTCCGGCAATCGGGCGATCCCAGGCTCACCGCGATCCTGAACGCCATCCGGGAGGGCGCGCTCGTCGGCCACGCCCGGGATGAGATCAACGCCCGGACCGATCCCCATTTCGAGCCACCCGACGATGAGTTCTGGCTCACCCTGACCACCACCAACAGGATCGCGACCAACCGCAACCGACGGCGCCTCGAGCGACTACCGGGTTCCGAGCTGGCGATGACCGCCACCACCACCGGTGACATCGCCGGATTCGACCTGCCCACCGATGAGACGCTGCGGTTCAAGGTCGGTGCGCAGATCATGATGGTCACCAACGACCCGTCGGATCGATGGGTGAACGGCTCGATCGGTCGCGTCCTGGACGTCACGCTCGGTGGGAGGGTCGACCGGGGTGCGCGCAGTCCGGTCGTCATCGTCGCTTTCACTGGTGGGGAGGTCGCCGAGGTCCCGCTGTACACCTGGGATGTGACGCGACCGGTGGCCGCCGGCGCCGGCATGCGACACGAGATCGTCGGAACGTTCAGTCAGTTCCCGTTCACGCTGGCGTGGGCGATCACGATCCACAAGAGCCAGGGACAGACCCTCGACCGCCTGGTCGTGGACCTCAGCGGAGGGACGTTCGCGACCGGGCAGCTCTACGTCGCGCTCAGCCGCTGCCGGTCGCTGGCCGGGCTCGTGCTCACTCGCCCGGTGGTCCCCAAGGACCTCAAGACCGACCGCCGGATCATCCGGTTTCTCCGCGCGCCCGAGCTCGACGGCCCGGGGCGTCGCTTCTGTTCGATCGCCACGCTCACGGTGGGCGACGAGAACCCGCGGTCCCGATCCCGGCCGGTGGAGCTCGCAGTCGCGTTCTCTGACGGGACCGCGATCTCCACTCTCGTCAACCCTCAGCGCGACCTCGCGGAGGCGAGGACCGACTACCGGGTCACGGTCTCGGACGTCCTGCTGGCCCCCACACTGCTCGAGGCCTGGTCGATGATCGCCCCGCTGCTCGACGGCCACACCCCTGTCGGTATAGACGTGGACAGCACCCTCGGACACATCGACTCCGAACTCAAGCGGCTCGGCAGCGCGATCGCGATGCCACCCGGTGTCGACATCCCCTCCCAGCACCTCACGCCGAAGGAGCGGACGCGGACCAGATCCGGCTCCGCCCTCGATCGAGCCCGTGTGGCGCTCGAGGTGCGGGCGCATCTGGCGGCTGACGACGCGGCAGCCGGAGTGTTCGACGCGGACCTCGTCGAGGAGACGGCGATCAGCTACCTACTGAGTCGTGACATCGACGCCAATCCCCCGACCTCCGACGTCCTCCCCCAGCTCTCCGCGATGCTCGAGGTGAGCGGGCGGGTCGGGTCGGCGCTTCTGGGCCTGCGCCACCCGCAAGCCGGGCCGGACGCGGACGACGGGCCGGACGGGGCGGACGGGACAGCCGGGCCGGACGGGCGCGACGACGATGAGCTCCTGTTCGCCGGAGACCGCGATCTCGAGGCCGGGGCACGCGCGCTGGTCGCCGACCAGATCCGTGCCGCCGCGGAGCGGGTCACTCTCGACGCCGAGACCATGACGAGGCTCCGACGGGCAGGAGACCTCCTGGGGGTGGACCTGGCCGCCGGACTGGAGGCCGCCGGGTCGGCGATCGCCGGAGAGGTCCTGGTGCCGGGGACCCGGGTGTGTTTCACCGGCAGCGCTCTCGATCCCTCCGGGAACCTCCTCTCCCGCGGCGAAATGGAGTCCCTCGCCGCGGCCCGCGGGTTGATCGCGGTCGGAAATGTGACCAGGACCCGGTGCGACGCACTTGTCGTGGCCGAGGTCGGTAGTCAGTCGAGCAAGGCGCGCAACGCCCGGAAGTGGGACAAACCCGTCATCTCGGTGGCCGATTTCCTCTGTTGGGCGGACGACCGACCGATCACGGGCTGA
- a CDS encoding cytochrome b produces the protein MSNNTKLAAVGNELDSRYTMAKGMRRQINKVFPTHWSFLLGEIALYSFVILLISGVYLTLFFDPSLSKVIYQGAYAPLNGIEISRAYETALNISFEVRGGLFVRQIHHWAALLFVASMIVHMIRIFFTGAFRRPREANWVIGCVLLLLGIVEGFLGYGLPDDVLSGTGLRITSGIIVGLPVIGTWMHWMIFGGDFPGDLMIPRFYVLHVLIIPAIILALIAAHLALVWYQKHTQFPGPGRTENNVVGVRILPVFAVKSIAFGAITVGMLMLFSGLFTINAIWNLGPYNPSHISAGSQPDWYMLWTEGGARVMPAWEIYLGNYTIPAVLWVAVMLGAMVAVMFLYPWIEAKLTGDTAHHNLLQRPRDVPVRTAAGVMALTFYVILVLMGSNDLIAYHFNISLNATTWAGRIGLILLPPVMYFFTYRLCLGLQRADRAVLEHGIETGIIMRMPQGEFVEVHQPLGGIDEHGHAVPLEYAGAKVPSKMNQLGAAGRPPRGALTADPVDEVRLLDDADHSKHDHEHSMLTTLQEENRSRRHDEH, from the coding sequence ATGAGTAACAACACCAAACTGGCCGCAGTGGGCAATGAGCTCGACTCGCGGTACACCATGGCCAAGGGCATGCGCCGGCAGATCAACAAGGTCTTCCCCACGCACTGGTCGTTCCTGCTGGGCGAGATCGCCCTGTACAGCTTCGTCATCCTGCTGATCTCGGGTGTGTACCTCACCCTCTTCTTCGACCCGTCGTTGTCGAAGGTGATCTACCAGGGTGCGTACGCCCCGCTCAACGGCATCGAGATCTCCCGCGCCTACGAGACGGCGCTCAATATCTCGTTCGAGGTCCGCGGCGGACTCTTCGTACGACAGATCCACCACTGGGCGGCGCTTCTCTTCGTCGCCTCGATGATCGTCCACATGATCCGGATCTTCTTCACCGGCGCGTTCCGTCGCCCGCGTGAGGCCAACTGGGTCATCGGCTGCGTGCTGCTGCTCCTGGGCATCGTCGAGGGCTTCCTCGGCTACGGCCTGCCGGACGACGTCCTCTCGGGCACCGGCCTCCGGATCACCTCCGGCATCATCGTCGGACTCCCGGTCATCGGCACCTGGATGCACTGGATGATCTTCGGCGGGGACTTCCCCGGCGACCTGATGATCCCGCGCTTCTACGTCCTGCACGTGCTCATCATCCCGGCCATCATCCTGGCGCTGATCGCCGCGCACCTGGCGCTGGTCTGGTACCAGAAGCACACGCAGTTCCCCGGCCCCGGCCGCACGGAGAACAACGTCGTCGGCGTCCGGATCCTCCCGGTCTTCGCCGTCAAGTCCATCGCGTTCGGTGCCATCACCGTCGGCATGCTCATGCTCTTCTCGGGCCTGTTCACAATCAACGCCATATGGAACCTGGGGCCATACAACCCATCCCACATCTCGGCCGGCTCGCAACCCGACTGGTACATGCTGTGGACCGAGGGCGGCGCCCGCGTGATGCCTGCGTGGGAGATATACCTGGGTAACTACACCATCCCTGCCGTGCTCTGGGTGGCCGTGATGCTCGGCGCCATGGTGGCCGTGATGTTCCTCTACCCGTGGATCGAGGCCAAACTCACCGGCGATACCGCGCACCACAACCTGCTCCAGCGTCCGCGCGACGTGCCGGTTCGTACCGCTGCCGGCGTCATGGCCCTCACGTTCTACGTGATCCTGGTGTTGATGGGATCCAACGACCTCATCGCGTACCACTTCAACATCTCGCTGAACGCGACCACATGGGCTGGTCGGATCGGTCTGATCCTGCTGCCCCCGGTCATGTACTTCTTCACCTATCGACTCTGCCTGGGCCTGCAGCGGGCCGACCGGGCGGTGCTGGAGCACGGGATCGAGACCGGCATCATCATGCGGATGCCCCAGGGCGAGTTCGTCGAGGTCCACCAGCCGCTCGGTGGGATCGACGAGCACGGACACGCGGTTCCCCTCGAGTACGCCGGCGCCAAGGTGCCCAGCAAGATGAACCAGCTCGGAGCGGCCGGCCGCCCCCCGCGGGGCGCACTCACGGCCGACCCGGTCGACGAGGTTCGTCTGCTCGACGACGCCGATCACTCCAAGCACGACCACGAGCACTCGATGCTCACCACGTTGCAGGAGGAGAATCGTTCTCGTCGCCACGACGAGCACTGA
- a CDS encoding ubiquinol-cytochrome c reductase iron-sulfur subunit — translation MSETPKNPSPADLDRMTDAELVRLGTQLDEVDIRFRENRWPDGVTSRSEKRAARVVTIWFALSAVLALAFAVVYIAWPWEYRGQGEDGYWLYMLYTPLLGLTIGLSILFLGFGAVQFTKKFIPEEISVQTRHDGPSEEIDRRTIVAGLNDSWKTSTLGRRKVMGGFLGASVALIGLSAILPLGGMIKNPWRRGELNIAGDGTLHTTGWTLASDTRPDGLPAEKVYLGRDTGKVYPDGHPPAGEGRLERIHVEDLSAGGLESVFPLPASALGDFEEHMHSIHGVRNSVMLIRFRPADAARVIKRKGQENFNYGDLYAYSKICTHLACPTSLYEQQTHRFLCPCHQSQFDALEYAKPIFGPAARALPQLPIAVDSEGYLVANGDFIEPVGPAFWERRS, via the coding sequence ATGAGTGAGACCCCCAAGAACCCGTCCCCGGCGGACCTCGACCGGATGACCGACGCCGAGCTCGTCCGGTTGGGTACCCAGCTGGACGAGGTCGACATCCGGTTCCGGGAGAACCGTTGGCCGGATGGTGTCACCTCTCGATCCGAGAAGCGTGCCGCCCGCGTTGTCACCATCTGGTTCGCACTGTCAGCAGTGCTCGCCCTGGCCTTCGCCGTCGTCTACATCGCCTGGCCATGGGAGTACCGCGGTCAGGGTGAGGACGGCTACTGGCTCTACATGCTGTACACGCCCCTCCTCGGCCTGACGATCGGTCTCTCGATCCTCTTCCTGGGCTTCGGGGCCGTGCAGTTCACCAAGAAGTTCATCCCCGAGGAGATCTCGGTCCAGACCCGCCATGACGGCCCGTCGGAGGAGATCGACCGCCGCACGATCGTGGCCGGACTCAACGACTCCTGGAAGACCTCGACCCTGGGTCGACGCAAGGTCATGGGAGGCTTCCTCGGTGCGAGCGTCGCCCTCATCGGCCTGTCCGCGATCCTCCCGCTCGGTGGCATGATCAAGAACCCGTGGCGCCGCGGGGAACTCAACATCGCCGGAGACGGCACCCTGCACACCACCGGCTGGACACTCGCGTCGGACACCCGTCCCGACGGACTCCCCGCCGAGAAGGTCTACCTCGGTCGTGACACCGGCAAGGTCTACCCGGACGGTCATCCCCCGGCGGGCGAGGGCCGCCTCGAGCGCATCCACGTGGAGGACCTCTCCGCCGGTGGACTCGAGTCCGTGTTCCCGCTTCCGGCGAGCGCACTGGGCGACTTCGAGGAGCACATGCACTCCATCCACGGCGTGCGCAACTCGGTCATGTTGATCCGCTTCCGCCCCGCGGACGCCGCCAGGGTGATCAAGCGCAAGGGCCAGGAGAACTTCAACTACGGCGATCTGTACGCCTACTCGAAGATCTGCACGCACCTCGCCTGCCCCACCTCCCTGTACGAGCAGCAGACGCACCGCTTCCTCTGCCCGTGCCACCAGTCGCAGTTCGACGCGCTCGAGTACGCGAAGCCGATCTTCGGCCCCGCCGCGCGCGCACTGCCGCAGTTGCCCATCGCGGTTGACAGCGAGGGTTACCTCGTCGCCAACGGCGACTTCATCGAGCCGGTCGGACCTGCCTTCTGGGAGCGTCGTTCATGA
- a CDS encoding c-type cytochrome: protein MNSPHPPAADTPSPEPAVNPARPASSKRRRKATGALVIAAGLLGAGAIATAVVPEPQVATAQQDQAALIAEGKSIYDVACITCHGQNLQGVEDRGPSLVGTGAGATYFQVHSGRMPAANNEAQAERKKPRYSEHQIIALAAYVDLYGGGPEIVTDPDGSIAQGSLRGASGQARAEEIARGSELFRLNCASCHNFTGRGGALSAGKYAPILDPANEQEIYQAMLTGPQNMPKFSDRQLTPDEKKDIIAFIKDTDSKVSPGGYALGGLGPVTEGVAIWLVGIVALIGATLWIGSRS from the coding sequence ATGAACTCACCTCACCCACCCGCTGCGGACACACCGTCGCCGGAGCCCGCGGTGAATCCGGCTCGCCCGGCCTCGTCGAAGCGTCGCCGTAAGGCGACCGGTGCGCTCGTCATCGCCGCCGGTCTCCTCGGCGCCGGGGCCATCGCCACGGCCGTCGTTCCCGAGCCCCAGGTCGCGACGGCCCAGCAGGACCAGGCCGCGCTGATCGCCGAGGGTAAGTCGATCTACGACGTCGCGTGCATCACCTGCCACGGCCAGAACCTGCAAGGTGTCGAGGACCGAGGCCCGTCACTCGTCGGTACGGGCGCGGGTGCGACCTACTTCCAGGTCCATTCCGGCCGTATGCCGGCCGCCAACAACGAGGCCCAGGCCGAGCGCAAGAAGCCGCGCTACAGCGAGCACCAGATCATCGCGCTCGCGGCGTACGTCGACCTCTACGGCGGTGGCCCCGAGATCGTCACCGATCCGGACGGCTCGATCGCCCAGGGATCCCTGCGTGGCGCCTCCGGCCAGGCCCGCGCCGAGGAGATCGCGCGCGGTTCCGAGCTCTTCCGCCTCAACTGCGCCTCATGCCACAACTTCACCGGCCGTGGCGGCGCCCTGTCGGCGGGCAAGTACGCGCCGATTCTCGACCCTGCCAACGAGCAGGAGATCTACCAGGCGATGCTCACCGGGCCGCAGAACATGCCCAAGTTCTCGGACCGTCAGCTCACGCCTGACGAGAAGAAGGACATCATCGCCTTCATCAAGGACACGGACTCCAAGGTCTCGCCCGGCGGCTACGCGCTCGGCGGGCTCGGCCCCGTGACCGAAGGTGTGGCCATCTGGCTAGTCGGCATCGTCGCCCTCATCGGTGCGACCCTCTGGATCGGATCCCGTTCATGA
- a CDS encoding cytochrome c oxidase subunit 3 — MTSAVDNSGSAMAQRVHSLNRPNMVSVGTIIWLSQELMFFAGLFAMYFVSKANSGGDWPSYPTHLNVPFALTITAILVASSVTCQMGVFAAEQGDVFGLRRWYVISALMGTVFLIGQAYEYVMLYIEGTTISSSVYGSVFFITTGFHGLHVAAGVLAFVVLVMRTTMSRFTPAQATAAIVVSYYWHFVDVVWIGLFVTIYFIQ, encoded by the coding sequence GTGACGAGCGCAGTAGATAACTCAGGATCGGCAATGGCCCAGCGTGTTCATTCGCTGAACCGGCCGAACATGGTCAGTGTGGGCACCATCATCTGGTTGTCCCAGGAGTTGATGTTCTTCGCGGGCCTGTTCGCGATGTACTTCGTCTCCAAGGCGAACTCGGGAGGTGACTGGCCCTCCTACCCGACGCACCTCAACGTGCCCTTCGCCCTGACTATCACGGCGATCCTGGTGGCGTCCTCGGTTACCTGTCAGATGGGCGTCTTCGCCGCCGAGCAGGGTGACGTCTTCGGACTCCGCCGCTGGTATGTCATCTCGGCGTTGATGGGCACGGTCTTCCTCATCGGACAGGCCTACGAGTACGTGATGCTCTACATCGAGGGCACCACGATCTCGTCGAGCGTCTACGGCTCCGTCTTCTTCATCACCACCGGTTTCCACGGCCTCCACGTGGCGGCCGGCGTCCTGGCGTTCGTTGTCCTCGTCATGCGGACGACCATGTCTCGGTTCACCCCCGCCCAGGCCACGGCGGCCATCGTCGTGTCGTACTACTGGCACTTCGTCGACGTGGTCTGGATCGGCCTCTTCGTCACCATCTACTTCATTCAGTAG
- the trpD gene encoding anthranilate phosphoribosyltransferase has product MGSSAAFDEGRSWPGVLGTLTAGEDLDPADARWAMSRIMEGVATDAQIAAFGVALDMKGVTGPELDALSSTMLDYSRRVPTSRPCVDIVGTGGDRQGTVNISTMSALVVSACGVPVVKHGNRAASSKSGGADVLEALGVAIDLGPEEVARCVDEVGVAFCFAPVFHPALRFAAAPRREIGIPTVFNILGPLTNPAAPTANLIGCAFERLMTVMAEVFALRGRSALVVRGYDGLDEITMTGPTRVLRVAHGRIDEDEIAPGDFGMDTCAIEDLRGGDGRHNAVVARELLAGKRGPVRDAVLLNSAAALVAFDGLDQGADLVTAMRSALDRAAKAVDDGEAAGLLDRWAAFSAERN; this is encoded by the coding sequence GTGGGGAGTTCTGCAGCGTTCGACGAGGGCCGGTCCTGGCCCGGGGTACTCGGCACGCTCACGGCGGGTGAGGACCTGGATCCGGCTGACGCCCGCTGGGCGATGTCCCGGATCATGGAGGGGGTCGCGACGGATGCGCAGATCGCCGCGTTCGGTGTGGCGCTCGACATGAAGGGAGTGACGGGTCCTGAACTGGATGCCCTGTCCTCCACGATGCTCGACTACTCCCGTAGGGTGCCGACCTCCCGCCCGTGTGTCGACATCGTCGGTACGGGAGGGGACAGGCAGGGCACGGTCAACATCTCCACCATGTCCGCTCTGGTCGTGAGCGCCTGCGGCGTGCCCGTGGTCAAGCACGGCAATCGTGCGGCGTCCTCCAAGAGCGGCGGGGCCGACGTCCTCGAGGCTCTCGGAGTGGCAATCGATCTGGGCCCCGAGGAGGTCGCCCGTTGTGTGGACGAGGTGGGGGTGGCCTTCTGTTTCGCGCCCGTGTTCCATCCCGCTCTCCGCTTCGCGGCGGCACCCCGGCGGGAGATCGGCATCCCGACGGTGTTCAACATCCTGGGGCCCCTGACCAACCCCGCAGCACCCACGGCCAACCTCATCGGGTGCGCCTTCGAGCGCCTCATGACGGTGATGGCGGAGGTGTTCGCGCTGCGGGGGCGCTCGGCACTGGTGGTGCGTGGCTACGACGGACTCGACGAGATCACGATGACCGGACCGACCAGGGTGCTGCGCGTCGCCCACGGCCGGATCGACGAGGACGAGATCGCCCCCGGCGACTTCGGTATGGACACGTGCGCGATTGAGGATCTGCGTGGCGGCGACGGGCGCCACAACGCCGTGGTCGCCCGGGAGTTGCTCGCGGGAAAGAGGGGCCCCGTCCGGGACGCGGTGCTGCTCAATTCTGCGGCCGCGCTGGTGGCGTTCGACGGCCTCGACCAGGGAGCTGATCTCGTGACCGCGATGAGGTCGGCGCTCGATCGCGCGGCGAAGGCTGTGGACGACGGCGAGGCGGCCGGTCTCCTGGACCGGTGGGCGGCCTTCAGCGCGGAACGGAACTGA
- a CDS encoding DEDD exonuclease domain-containing protein — MPTPPTRVPVRAPGPQGVQAAFDELEPTLSEVTFVVVDLETTGTRPGTDEITEIGAVRVRGGEVRAELSTFVAIDGALPGHISRLTGIAPDDLVGAPSLGEVMATFLEFSRGAVLVAHNARFDLGFLRAAATSTDHQWPDPPSVCTLALARRVLHRGETRGHRLGELAAHLGSAVEPNHRALQDARATVDVLHALISRVGDCGVSTLSELRAYDGRLAPEVRRRAALTESLTPGPGVYLFRDGSGGALYVGSSGSVRRRARSYYSGADTRSRMRTMVGLAASVESVPCAHLLEAWTVEERLIDSLQPPYNRRSRNPRRGWWLSPPSGRAIRGQVARNPEHPFALGPFRRAEDARSAWQDLVEATGSSPDAEQWATLVTGRDSATVRAMVDRIDSAAAAGAFERAARLRDRAAVLVRILTRQQELAATACLPELVLAQPGPGRTWAVAIVRHGRLAASGIVPAGAAPLPVIDSLRAGATTVQPGPGPFSGATAAEIRNVHRWIDSAPTRIVSVAGCWTLPLDGAHTLTDWADRAERAASGISGAEVSSVPR; from the coding sequence ATGCCCACGCCCCCTACTCGAGTCCCGGTCCGCGCGCCCGGGCCCCAGGGGGTCCAGGCGGCGTTCGACGAACTCGAGCCGACGCTCTCCGAGGTGACCTTCGTCGTGGTCGACCTGGAGACCACCGGCACCCGGCCCGGGACGGATGAGATCACCGAGATCGGCGCGGTCCGGGTACGGGGTGGCGAGGTCCGGGCGGAGCTGTCAACGTTCGTCGCCATCGACGGTGCCCTGCCGGGGCACATAAGCAGGCTCACCGGTATCGCGCCCGACGATCTCGTCGGGGCCCCTTCGCTCGGAGAGGTGATGGCGACGTTCCTGGAGTTCTCCCGCGGCGCAGTCCTTGTGGCGCACAACGCACGGTTCGATCTCGGATTCCTGCGTGCGGCGGCCACGTCGACCGACCACCAGTGGCCCGATCCGCCGTCGGTCTGCACCCTCGCACTGGCACGGCGGGTGCTCCACCGGGGAGAGACCCGCGGCCACCGTCTCGGTGAACTCGCCGCTCACTTGGGATCGGCGGTCGAGCCCAACCACCGCGCACTCCAGGACGCCCGCGCCACCGTCGACGTGCTCCACGCCCTCATCTCCAGGGTCGGAGACTGCGGGGTGTCCACCCTCTCCGAGCTCCGTGCGTACGACGGTCGTCTCGCCCCCGAGGTGCGGCGCCGCGCCGCGCTGACCGAGTCGCTCACCCCCGGCCCCGGCGTCTACCTCTTCCGGGACGGTTCGGGAGGCGCCCTGTACGTGGGCTCATCCGGTTCCGTGCGGAGAAGGGCACGCTCTTATTATTCCGGCGCGGATACCCGCAGCAGGATGCGGACCATGGTCGGGCTGGCCGCGAGTGTCGAGTCGGTGCCGTGCGCGCACCTCCTGGAGGCGTGGACCGTCGAGGAGCGACTCATCGACTCCCTGCAGCCGCCGTACAACCGGCGGTCCCGCAATCCTCGTAGAGGGTGGTGGCTCTCCCCACCCTCCGGACGGGCGATCCGTGGGCAGGTCGCGAGGAACCCGGAACACCCGTTCGCCCTCGGCCCGTTCCGGCGAGCCGAGGATGCCAGATCCGCGTGGCAGGACCTTGTCGAGGCGACCGGATCCTCTCCTGACGCGGAGCAGTGGGCGACGCTGGTCACCGGCCGGGACTCCGCGACTGTCCGGGCGATGGTGGACCGCATCGACTCGGCCGCGGCGGCCGGGGCATTCGAGCGTGCGGCCCGGCTGCGCGATCGCGCGGCGGTCCTCGTCCGGATCCTCACCCGCCAGCAGGAGCTCGCCGCCACCGCCTGCCTGCCCGAGCTCGTCCTGGCCCAGCCCGGCCCCGGACGGACATGGGCGGTGGCGATCGTGCGTCACGGCCGACTCGCCGCCTCTGGGATCGTTCCGGCCGGCGCCGCACCCCTTCCCGTCATCGACTCGCTCAGGGCGGGCGCCACGACCGTGCAGCCCGGTCCCGGACCGTTCTCCGGGGCAACCGCGGCGGAGATCAGGAACGTCCACAGATGGATCGACTCCGCACCCACCCGCATCGTGTCGGTGGCGGGCTGCTGGACACTCCCCCTCGACGGCGCTCACACCCTGACGGACTGGGCGGACCGCGCCGAACGGGCGGCCTCGGGGATCAGCGGGGCAGAAGTCAGTTCCGTTCCGCGCTGA
- a CDS encoding C40 family peptidase, with protein sequence MGAHSIKTGSTARRVATAGLLAAGAAVAGAGTAAAAPVTVDVPVELRLPGVPAQVTVDLPEGIALPAGLVPVAAAQAAPVEFAAPAPQISTGQRILDAASTRVGSPYAWGATGPNSFDCSGLTSWAYKEAGISIPRTSQAQIGGGTQVSKADLQPGDIVAFYSGASHVGIYAGNGQVVHAPYSGTSVSYAPLDSMPFYGATRYY encoded by the coding sequence GTGGGAGCCCACAGCATCAAGACCGGATCGACCGCACGTCGTGTCGCCACCGCAGGACTGCTCGCAGCCGGAGCAGCCGTAGCCGGCGCCGGGACCGCGGCCGCCGCGCCCGTGACCGTCGACGTACCCGTCGAGCTGCGTCTGCCCGGTGTGCCCGCACAGGTCACCGTCGATCTCCCTGAGGGCATCGCCCTCCCGGCCGGCCTCGTACCGGTGGCTGCCGCACAGGCGGCCCCCGTCGAGTTCGCCGCCCCGGCGCCGCAGATCTCCACCGGCCAGCGCATTCTCGACGCCGCCAGCACCCGCGTTGGTTCGCCCTACGCCTGGGGCGCCACCGGCCCCAACTCGTTCGACTGCTCCGGCCTGACCTCGTGGGCGTACAAGGAGGCGGGGATCTCCATCCCGCGCACCAGCCAGGCCCAGATCGGCGGCGGCACCCAGGTCTCCAAGGCCGACCTGCAGCCCGGGGACATCGTCGCCTTCTACAGCGGTGCCAGCCACGTGGGGATCTACGCGGGCAACGGCCAGGTCGTGCACGCCCCGTACTCCGGCACCTCGGTGAGCTACGCCCCGCTGGACTCCATGCCGTTCTACGGTGCGACCCGCTACTACTGA